One Mugil cephalus isolate CIBA_MC_2020 chromosome 10, CIBA_Mcephalus_1.1, whole genome shotgun sequence genomic window carries:
- the samm50 gene encoding sorting and assembly machinery component 50 homolog A, which translates to MGTVHARSLDPLPMHGPELGVQPDDIDVPEIEEPKQEVLENKDVVVQKVHIDGLGRTKEDLLTYEISEVFQAKNLIDVMRKSHEARQKLLRLGIFRKVEVVIDTSRGEDALPNGLDVTFEVTELRRMTGSYNTMVGNNEGSMVLGLKLPNVFGRAEKVTFQFSYGTKETSYGLSFFKPQPGRFERNISLNVYKVTGQFPWSSLRETDRGISAEMSFPVWKTNQTLKWEGVWRELGCLARTASFAVREESGHSLKSSLSHAMVIDTRNSSILPRKGGLLKIHQELAGYTGGDASFLKEDFEIQLNKALFWDSVLSASLWGGLLLPIGDRPTSIADRFYLGGPTSVRGFSMYSMGPQSEGDYLGGEAYWAGGLHLYTPLPFRPGRGGFGDLFRTHFFLNAGNLCNLNYGEGPHAHLKKLAECIRWSYGLGIVLRLGNIARLELNYCIPMGVQSGDRICDGFQFGAGIRFL; encoded by the exons ATGGGCACCGTCCATGCCAGG AGCCTCGACCCTCTGCCCATGCACGGGCCAGAGTTGGGAGTCCAACCAGATGATATTGATGTTCCAGAAATTGAGGAGCCAAAGCAAGAAGTTCTTGAAAATAAGGAT GTTGTAGTTCAAAAAGTGCACATAGATGGACTTGGAAGAACCAAGGAGGACCTGTTGACTTATGAAATTTCAGAAGTTTTCCAGGCAAAGAACCTCATTGAT GTGATGCGAAAGTCTCACGAGGCCCGACAGAAGCTGCTACGTCTTGGTATCTTCAGAAAGGTTGAAGTTGTTATTGACACCTCACGAG GTGAGGATGCTCTTCCTAACGGCCTCGATGTGACCTTTGAAGTCACAGAGCTGAGACGTATGACGGGAAGCTACAACACCATGGTTGGAAATAATGAAGGAAGCATG gtACTGGGCTTGAAGTTACCCAATGTATTTGGTCGGGCAGAAAAAGTGACATTCCAGTTCTCCTATGGCACCAAAGAAACGTCCTACGGCCTGTCCTTCTTCAAACCTCAACCAGGACGCTTTGAACGCAA TATTTCACTCAACGTGTACAAAGTAACAGGTCAGTTTCCGTGGAGTTCACTGAGGGAGACGGATCGAGGCATCTCTGCAGAAATGAGC TTCCCTGTGTGGAAAACCAACCAAACCCTGAAGTGGGAAGGAGTGTGGAGAGAGTTGGGCTGTCTGGCTCGCACTGCATCTTTTGCCGTCCGGGAGGAGAGCGGCCACTCCTTGAAGTCTTCACTTTCG catgCGATGGTCATCGACACGAGGAACTCCTCCATCCTCCCGAGGAAAGGTGGTCTGTTGAAGATCCATCAG gaACTCGCTGGATACACTGGGGGAGATGCCAGTTTCCTAAAGGAGGACTTTGAGATCCAGCTCAACAAAGCACTCTTCTGGGACTCG GTGCTTTCTGCCTCACTGTGGGGCGGTTTGCTTCTACCCATTGGTGACAGGCCAACAAGTATAGCAGACAG gTTCTACCTTGGTGGCCCCACCAGTGTCCGGGGATTCAGTATGTATAGTATGGGCCCACAGAGTGAAG GTGACTACCTGGGAGGAGAGGCCTACTGGGCTGGAGGCCTCCACCTATACACCCCTCTACCCTTCAGGCCAGGCCGGGGAGGCTTCGGTGACCTCTTCAGGACCCACTTCTTCCTCAATGCTGGAAACCTTTGTAACCTCAACTATG GTGAGGGGCCACATGCTCATTTGAAGAAATTGGCAGAATGCATCCGTTGGTCATACGGATTGGGTATTGTGCTGCGTTTGGGGAATATTGCCAGGTTGGAGCTTAATTACTGCATTCCCATGGGAGTCCAGAGTGGAGACAG GATATGTGATGGGTTCCAGTTTGGAGCAGGAATCAGATTCCTGTGA